The following coding sequences are from one Sphaeramia orbicularis chromosome 11, fSphaOr1.1, whole genome shotgun sequence window:
- the clic1 gene encoding chloride intracellular channel protein 1 isoform X2 → MSDANQPRVELFVKAGSDGQSIGNCPFSQRLFMVLWLKGVTFDVTTVDMKRKPDILKDLAPGAQPPFLLYGSEVKTDTNKIEEFLEENLCPPKYPRLAARNPESNTAGNDVFSKFSAYIKNSNPQANENLEKGLLKALKKLNDYLSSPLPDEIDENSADDVISSSRPFLDGQELTLADCNLLPKLHIVKVVCLRYRKFSIPESLTHLWRYLNAAYAREEFSSTCPVDDEIHIAYSSVAKTLK, encoded by the exons ATGAGCGACGCAAACCAGCCTAGAGTTGAACTTTTTGTCAAG gcgGGCAGTGATGGTCAGAGCATTGGAAACTGTCCGTTCTCTCAGCGTCTCTTCATGGTTCTGTGGTTGAAAGGAGTGACCTTCGACGTTACCACAGTGGATATGAAGAG AAAACCAGACATCTTGAAGGACCTGGCTCCTGGAGCTCAGCCACCTTTCCTGTTGTACGGCAGCGAGGTGAAAACCGACACCAACAAGATTGAGGAATTCCTGGAGGAAAATCTCTGCCCTCCAAA gTATCCTCGTCTGGCTGCCCGTAACCCAGAGTCCAACACGGCAGGCAATGATGTCTTCTCCAAGTTCTCTGCTTATATCAAAAACTCAAACCCTCAAGCCAATGAGA ATCTAGAGAAAGGTCTACTGAAGGCCCTGAAGAAGCTGAACGACTACCTCAGCTCCCCACTTCCTGACGAGATCGACGAGAATAGCGCcgatgatgtcatttcctcatCCCGCCCCTTCCTGGACGGCCAAGAGCTCACTTTGGCCGACTGTAACTTACTGCCGAAGCTCCACATTGTGAAG gtggtGTGTTTGAGGTATCGAAAATTCTCCATCCCCGAGAGTCTGACCCACCTGTGGAGGTACCTGAACGCAGCATACGCCCGGGAGGAGTTCTCCTCCACCTGTCCGGTCGATGACGAGATCCACATCGCCTACTCGTCTGTAGCTAAAACTCTCAAGTAG
- the clic1 gene encoding chloride intracellular channel protein 1 isoform X1, producing MGLAALSLSTRGFSLQKIELLRVTHGPSNRFYVTFSSITGLVHQQLKMSDANQPRVELFVKAGSDGQSIGNCPFSQRLFMVLWLKGVTFDVTTVDMKRKPDILKDLAPGAQPPFLLYGSEVKTDTNKIEEFLEENLCPPKYPRLAARNPESNTAGNDVFSKFSAYIKNSNPQANENLEKGLLKALKKLNDYLSSPLPDEIDENSADDVISSSRPFLDGQELTLADCNLLPKLHIVKVVCLRYRKFSIPESLTHLWRYLNAAYAREEFSSTCPVDDEIHIAYSSVAKTLK from the exons ATGGGCTtggctgctctctctctctctacgcGTGGTTTCTCGCTCCAGAAAATAGAACTTTTACGCGTTACGCACGGACCTTCTAACCGCTTTTACGTAACTTTTTCCTCCATAACAGGCCTCGTACATCAACAATTGAAGATGAGCGACGCAAACCAGCCTAGAGTTGAACTTTTTGTCAAG gcgGGCAGTGATGGTCAGAGCATTGGAAACTGTCCGTTCTCTCAGCGTCTCTTCATGGTTCTGTGGTTGAAAGGAGTGACCTTCGACGTTACCACAGTGGATATGAAGAG AAAACCAGACATCTTGAAGGACCTGGCTCCTGGAGCTCAGCCACCTTTCCTGTTGTACGGCAGCGAGGTGAAAACCGACACCAACAAGATTGAGGAATTCCTGGAGGAAAATCTCTGCCCTCCAAA gTATCCTCGTCTGGCTGCCCGTAACCCAGAGTCCAACACGGCAGGCAATGATGTCTTCTCCAAGTTCTCTGCTTATATCAAAAACTCAAACCCTCAAGCCAATGAGA ATCTAGAGAAAGGTCTACTGAAGGCCCTGAAGAAGCTGAACGACTACCTCAGCTCCCCACTTCCTGACGAGATCGACGAGAATAGCGCcgatgatgtcatttcctcatCCCGCCCCTTCCTGGACGGCCAAGAGCTCACTTTGGCCGACTGTAACTTACTGCCGAAGCTCCACATTGTGAAG gtggtGTGTTTGAGGTATCGAAAATTCTCCATCCCCGAGAGTCTGACCCACCTGTGGAGGTACCTGAACGCAGCATACGCCCGGGAGGAGTTCTCCTCCACCTGTCCGGTCGATGACGAGATCCACATCGCCTACTCGTCTGTAGCTAAAACTCTCAAGTAG